The bacterium genomic interval TCCGCTTCGCGGTGGGGGGGGGTGGGGGGAGGAGACGCGAGAAAAATGTAAGGAAATTTTTTGGTTTTTGCACACGCGAGTCCGCGAGCGTGTCCGAGGCGCATTCCTTCGCTTCACCACGCAATCGGAGCGTACGATTCAATTCAGAGCCACCACGCGCGCGGGGCGTGCGTATCATTGGTCTTTCCGCTCAAAAAAGGTTCGCGCAAAGGCTAGTATCTCACCGTTTTCGCGGAGCTCAAACGGAGGAGGTGGGATTTGAACCCACGAAGAGATTGCTCCCTTACCGCATTTCGAGTGCGGCGCACTAGACCACTATGCGACTCCTCCAAATTTTTTGTAACGATTTAAATGCTTAAAATTATGGGAACCTATGATCTTAAAATACTTCCCAATATCAGCTTGTTTTCGTAAATAAACTGATTTCTGGGAGTCTGTTAAGGTTGGGTGTAAACCAAATCCCCTTAAAATCTCAACAATATCGTTTCTTAATGTACCAGCATAACTTGTAATTGTCCAACCAATATAAGAGTATTTCTTATTTTTTATTTTATGGGAATCAAGATATAAGCACCCATCAGTATCATACAAACCACGAATAAATCCCTTTCTGTAAGTTGGTGATTTTAAAATCCAGCTTGGTGTTTGTAATCCATTTTTCAATTTATTGCCTGCAGGCATTCCCAATTTTTCAAAGTAAGCGACAATATCCCGCGAAGAAATGACGGCATCTAAAGCTTTTTGATTGAGTTTTTTTCTTATGTTTACTTTGACTCTAAAAAGTTTCTCTATAAGTTTTTTTACAAAAAGAATGTGTTCTTTGTCAGTATCCGAATTTGTTGTAATGGAGGCTTGGTAATGAGAGAGATGCCCATCCCCAAAAAGTATTCCCAAAAGTTCCGCTAGGTCTTCAGATTGTTTTGGTTTTTTAAAAATTTGTAGCGTCTTGAAACCGCTTGGTTTTTTTGAATGCTGAGCCGCAGAATGGAGCCCCCCTAAACGCCTTCCTTCTTTTGTCCCTGGATTTCCATACTTTTTCATACGAGAAATTCCCCCGCT includes:
- a CDS encoding LAGLIDADG family homing endonuclease — its product is MKKYGNPGTKEGRRLGGLHSAAQHSKKPSGFKTLQIFKKPKQSEDLAELLGILFGDGHLSHYQASITTNSDTDKEHILFVKKLIEKLFRVKVNIRKKLNQKALDAVISSRDIVAYFEKLGMPAGNKLKNGLQTPSWILKSPTYRKGFIRGLYDTDGCLYLDSHKIKNKKYSYIGWTITSYAGTLRNDIVEILRGFGLHPTLTDSQKSVYLRKQADIGKYFKIIGSHNFKHLNRYKKFGGVA